The DNA window CAACACTTGGTTCTCGACGGAAGAAGGCAAGAAGGGTCAGATCAAGGCGGGCCAGCTGGCGGACCTGGCGGTTCTGTCCGACGATTTCTTCTCCGTTCCGGAGGACGCGATCCAGGACATCGCGTCGGTTCTCACCCTTCTCGGCGGCCGGCCGGTCTACGGCGATGCCGAGTTCAAGGATTTCGCGCCGCCTCTGCCACCCCCGATGCCGGACTGGTCCCCTGTCCGCACGTTCGGTGGCTACCAGCAGCGCCGGGCCGGTCCTGAATCCGACCGAAAATACACCTTCGCGGCAGCGGCTGCCTGCGGCTGCGTCAATTCCTGCGGTGTGCATGGCCATTCCCATGCCGCGGCCTGGGGATCCGCATCACCGACGTCGGATTCACGCTCTTTCTGGGGAGCGCTCGGCTGCTCCTGCTGGGCCTTCTGAGAGAAGCACCATGACCGATATCGCGGCTCCCCGCCCCGTCACCCGAATGCTGGCCCTGCCTGGACTCGACTATCTGGCGCGCCTCGCGCTGGCGTCGCCCTTTCTGATCAGCGGGGTCGTGAAGCTCGCCGATTTCGGCGGAGCGGTGAATGAAGTCGTGGGGCTCGGCCTCCAACCGGCCGCGCCGATCGCAGGGCTGGTCATCGCCACGCAGCTCGGCGGGTCCATTCTCTTCCTCGCCCGCCGGACCTGCTGGCTCGGCGCCCGCCGGACCTGCTGGCTCGGCGCCGGGATCCTGGCGGTGTTCACCGCTCTGGCCACCCTTCTCGCACATCCCTTCTGGGCTTTCGAGGGGCCCGATCGCGGCCGCCAGACCGCCACGTTCTTCGAACACGTGGCCATCGTCGGCGGTCTTGGTCTCGCGGCCTTGCTGGCCAACGGTCGGGGCACACGCTTATGAGCGAGACCCCGGCCGGCCTCGCGCAGGCGCCGGCGTCACCGCCGCCCGGCACCTTCGCGCCCCTCCGCCACCGCCTCTTTGCGGTGATCTGGACCGCGACGGTGCTCGGCAATATCGGCACCTTCATGCGGGACGTGTCGTCCGCCTGGCTGGTCACGGGGCTTTCCGCCTCGCCCGCGTCGGTCGCCATGATCCAGGCCGCCGGCACGCTGCCGTTCTTCCTGCTCGCGATTCCGGCCGGCGTCCTGTCCGACATCCTCGACCGGCGGCGCCTTCTCATCGCCCTGCAGATCGTTCTCGGAAGCGTGAGCTCCCTGCTCGCCGTCCTGGCCTGGACGGGCTCCGTCTCGGTCGAAGGCCTCATCGTCCTCACCTTCCTCGGCGGCGTGGGGGCGGCCCTGGCGACCCCGGCCTGGCAGGCCATTACGCCGGAGCTCGTTCCACGGTCAGACCTGAAGGGCGCCGTGGCGCTCAACTCCCTCGGCATCAACATCGCCCGCTCCATCGGGCCCGCCCTGGGCGGATTTCTGCTGGCGCTTCTCGGGGCCGCCGCCGTCTACGGCCTCGACGTCCTGACCTATGTCCTTGTCGGCGGTGCCCTGCTGTGGTGGCGCCGCGAGGCCGATCATGATGACGGGCTGCGGGAGAATTTCGGCGGAGCCTTGCGCGCCGCCCTGCGCTATGCCCGGGCGAGCCGCGACCTCCATCGCATCCTGTGGCGGGCCGTTGTGTTCTTCGCCTTCGCCAGCGCCGTCTGGGCCCTGCTCCCGATCGTCGCCCGGCAGGAGATCGGCGGCGGGCCGGGCTTCTACGGACTGCTGCTCGGCAGCGTCGGAGCAGGCGCCATCGCGGGCGCCGTCCTGATGCCGCGGGCCCGCGCCCGGCTTGGGCAGGACGGCCTGGTGCTCGCCGCAACCCTCGTGACGGCGGCCGCGACCATCCTGCTCGCCCTCACCAACCTGGAGATCGTCGCCATCGTCGCGACCTTCGTTCTCGGCATCGCGTGGATCGCCATGCTGACCACCCTTAACAGCACCATGCAGGCCATTCTGCCGAACTGGATCCGGGGCCGGGGCCTCGCGATCTATCTCACCGCCTTCAACGGCGCTATGACGGCGGGCAGCCTGGGCTGGGGCTTCCTCGCGCAGGAGATCGGCACAGACACCGCCCTGGTCGCGGCCGGCCTCAGCCTCGTCGTGGTTGCCCTGCTCGCGCATCGCGCGCCTCTGCCGGCCGGCGAGAGCGATCTGACGCCATCCCTGCACTGGCCCGAGCCGGCCATGGCCGAACCCGTTGCGCATGACCGGGGGCCGGTGATGATCATGGTGACCTATCGAATCCTGCAGGCCGACCGTGCCGCCTTCTTGGCTGCGCTCGAGCGCCTCTCCGAGGAACGCTGGCGCGACGGCGCCTATTCCTGGGGCATCTCCGAGGATGCGGCCGATCCCGAGCACATCGTCGAATGGTTCTTCGTCGAATCCTGGGCCGAGCACCTGCGCCAGCACAAGCGGATCTCGAAGGCCGACGCGGACATCCAGGCCGAGGCCCGGCAATTTCACCAGGGCGCCGAGCCGCCCCTGGTTCAGCACTTCCTGGCCGTCGAAAGGCCAAGCCGACAGCCACGTTGAAGCACTTAGCAAGGAGAGCACCCCATGGGGACGATCACGACGAAGGACGGGACGAAGATATTCTACAAGGACTGGGGAGCGGGACAGCCGATCCTGTTCTCCCATGGCTGGCCGCTTTCGGCCGATGCCTGGGACGGCCAGATGCTGTTCTTTGGCCAGCAGGGCTACCGCGTCATCGCGCATGACCGCCGCAGCCATGGTCGCTCGGACCAGACCTGGGACGGCAACCACATGGATCAGTATGCGGACGACCTGGCCGAACTGATCGAGACGCTCGATCTCAGAGACGTCATCATGATCGGCCATTCCACCGGTGGCGGCGAGGTTGCGCACTACATCGGCCGCCACGGCACCGGGCGAGTTGCGAAGGTCGTCCTCGTCGGTGCCGTGCCGCCGCTCATGCTGAAGACCGA is part of the Microvirga terrae genome and encodes:
- a CDS encoding MFS transporter; amino-acid sequence: MSETPAGLAQAPASPPPGTFAPLRHRLFAVIWTATVLGNIGTFMRDVSSAWLVTGLSASPASVAMIQAAGTLPFFLLAIPAGVLSDILDRRRLLIALQIVLGSVSSLLAVLAWTGSVSVEGLIVLTFLGGVGAALATPAWQAITPELVPRSDLKGAVALNSLGINIARSIGPALGGFLLALLGAAAVYGLDVLTYVLVGGALLWWRREADHDDGLRENFGGALRAALRYARASRDLHRILWRAVVFFAFASAVWALLPIVARQEIGGGPGFYGLLLGSVGAGAIAGAVLMPRARARLGQDGLVLAATLVTAAATILLALTNLEIVAIVATFVLGIAWIAMLTTLNSTMQAILPNWIRGRGLAIYLTAFNGAMTAGSLGWGFLAQEIGTDTALVAAGLSLVVVALLAHRAPLPAGESDLTPSLHWPEPAMAEPVAHDRGPVMIMVTYRILQADRAAFLAALERLSEERWRDGAYSWGISEDAADPEHIVEWFFVESWAEHLRQHKRISKADADIQAEARQFHQGAEPPLVQHFLAVERPSRQPR
- a CDS encoding DoxX family protein, with the protein product MTDIAAPRPVTRMLALPGLDYLARLALASPFLISGVVKLADFGGAVNEVVGLGLQPAAPIAGLVIATQLGGSILFLARRTCWLGARRTCWLGAGILAVFTALATLLAHPFWAFEGPDRGRQTATFFEHVAIVGGLGLAALLANGRGTRL